A section of the Oryza sativa Japonica Group chromosome 1, ASM3414082v1 genome encodes:
- the LOC107276731 gene encoding bidirectional sugar transporter SWEET16: MDYSLFITGVLGNVTALFIFLSPIPTFYTIVRRRNTGVQQPEPYVFTLLNALLWLYYGVSKHNGLLIATINGFGTVMEAIYVVLFVIWAANAYNFIKTIKWAVGLDIGLSGAVLAVATFAISQLQLRIRVIGIICACFNVLMYASPLTAVINVIQHENVDAMPFWLSFFLFLNGGVWLVYGIIDRDMLIGIPNGIGFLLGTIQLIVYAIYANFIHCRRLRLFLRGLVGRQALVAPLLPNAVEGQEA; this comes from the exons ATGGATTACTCCCTGTTCATCACCGGCGTCCTGG GCAACGTCACTGCGCTTTTCATCTTTCTATCTCCCAT CCCGACGTTTTACACGATCGTGAGGAGGCGGAACACGGGTGTGCAGCAGCCGGAGCCATACGTGTTCACGCTACTCAACGCGCTCCTCTGGCTCTACTATGGCGTCAGTAAGCACAACGGCCTTCTCATCGCCACCATCAACGGCTTCGGGACCGTCATGGAGGCCATCTACGTCGTGCTCTTC GTAATTTGGGCTGCTAATGCTTATAATTTTAttaa GACAATAAAATGGGCAGTGGGATTAGACATTGGCCTTTCTGGAGCTGTATTAGCAGTGGCAACATTTGCCATTAGCCAGCTACAATTGAGAATCAGGGTGATCGGAATAATATGTGCGTGCTTCAACGTGTTGATGTATGCCTCTCCACTCACAGCCGTG ATAAATGTGATTCAACACGAGAACGTGGATGCCATGCCGTTCTGGCTATCATTTTTCCTCTTCCTCAACGGAGGCGTCTGGCTTGTCTATGGGATAATTGACAGAGATATGCTGATTGGA ATCCCAAATGGTATAGGCTTCTTACTGGGGACAATCCAACTGATCGTATACGCGATCTATGCGAATTTCATCCATTGCCGCAGGCTTCGGCTCTTCCTTCGGGGTTTAGTGGGCAGGCAGGCTCTGGTGGCGCCTCTTCTCCCCAACGCCGTTGAAGGGCAGGAAGCTTAA